The Gemmata palustris genome includes a region encoding these proteins:
- a CDS encoding vitamin B12-dependent ribonucleotide reductase gives MQITRKFTREGQDPFAGIEFAPRTSTIRNPNGSVVFEMTDVMVPAKWSQVAVDILAQKYFRRAGVPERLAHVAEENVPAWIQRSAPDAPSTPTGGESDSRQVFHRLAGCWTYWGWKGGYFTSERDARAFYDETCFMLAMQMAAPNSPQWFNTGLHWAYGIEGPPQGHHFVNPLTAQLERSTSAYERPAPHACFIQHVSDDLVNDGGIMDLWVREARIFKYGSGTGSNFSSLRGEGEPLSGGGKSSGLMSFLKIGDRAAGAIKSGGTTRRAAKMVVLDLDHPDIEEFVNWKVTEELKVADLVTGSKLLNKHLNAVMKAIHGHAVAEERYDPAKNAGLRKAVLEARAAIVPENYIARVLQLARQGWKSIEIDEYDTDWTSKAYYTVSGQNSNNSVRIPNDFMKAVETNGPWHLYWRTELEKAKKENRAPKAKRTIPARDLWEQISYAAWSCADPGVQFHTTINEWHTCPLDGEIRASNPCSEYLFLDDTACNLASLNLTTFFDVKTNKFDIEAYRHAVRIWTMILEVSVYMAQFPSPSVAQKSYDFRTLGLGYANLGALLMVQGIPYDSPEGRAQCGALTAIMHAGAYAASAEMAAEVGPFVRYAANRDHMLRVIRNHRRAAYNAAPAEYEGLAVFPVGIDARYCPADLLATARRESDRMLELGERHGYRNAQVTVIAPTGTIGLVMDCDTTGIEPDFALVKFKKLAGGGYFKIINQSVPPALAKMGYAPWQVEDIVRYSRGAGTLNGCPHINSAVLKAKGFTDEALKKIEVQLPGTFELPFVFNLWTLGEEFVKNTLKVPAEALANPTFDLLAHLGFSKQQVTEANSYVCGTMTIEGAPHLKAEHYPVFDCANKCGKIGKRFLSWEAHIRMMAAAQPYISGAISKTINMPYDATVEDVKKAYLLSWQLMTKANALYRDGSKLSQPLNSVADSPEAALLASVTPEAEKAEPKAVPVQIAERITERIVHRYIAKRRRLPDRRAGYTQKARIGSHKMYIRTGEYEDGTLGEIFIDMHKEGAAFRSMTNCFAIAVSLGLQHGVPLEEYIDAFLFTRFEPNGVVQGNPYIKMSTSIIDYIFRELAITYLDRKDLAHVLPEDLRGDSLHDEEDDFEGEEVVSTRTVDPKAPAKSEIAHPRSAHLKPNGNGGQKPGSDAVQSPPPRDTNGNGHANGNGNGNGHAKATNGAAVLPPRNSYTPVAGSQSDRIRAARLKGYEGDPCSNCQQMTLVRSGACMKCDTCGETTGCG, from the coding sequence ATGCAGATCACCCGCAAATTTACCCGAGAGGGTCAGGACCCGTTCGCCGGCATCGAGTTCGCGCCGCGTACCTCCACGATCCGCAATCCCAACGGCTCGGTCGTGTTCGAGATGACCGACGTGATGGTCCCCGCGAAGTGGTCGCAGGTCGCGGTCGACATCCTCGCGCAAAAATATTTCCGCCGGGCCGGGGTGCCCGAGCGCCTCGCGCACGTTGCCGAAGAAAACGTCCCCGCGTGGATTCAGCGCAGCGCGCCCGACGCTCCGAGCACCCCGACGGGCGGCGAATCGGACTCGCGCCAGGTGTTTCACCGGCTCGCGGGCTGCTGGACGTACTGGGGGTGGAAGGGCGGGTACTTCACCTCCGAGCGTGATGCGCGTGCGTTCTACGACGAAACGTGCTTCATGCTCGCCATGCAGATGGCGGCCCCGAACAGTCCGCAGTGGTTCAACACCGGCCTGCACTGGGCCTATGGCATCGAAGGCCCGCCCCAGGGCCACCACTTCGTCAACCCGCTCACGGCGCAACTTGAACGCTCTACAAGCGCTTACGAGCGACCAGCGCCCCATGCGTGTTTTATCCAGCATGTGTCAGATGATTTGGTGAACGACGGCGGCATCATGGACTTGTGGGTGCGTGAAGCCCGCATCTTCAAGTACGGCAGCGGCACGGGATCGAACTTCTCGTCGCTGCGCGGTGAGGGCGAGCCCCTTTCGGGTGGTGGCAAGTCGTCCGGGCTGATGAGCTTCCTAAAAATCGGCGATCGGGCGGCCGGGGCGATCAAGAGCGGTGGGACGACGCGCCGAGCCGCGAAGATGGTCGTGCTCGACCTCGACCACCCGGACATCGAAGAGTTCGTCAACTGGAAGGTGACCGAGGAGCTGAAGGTCGCGGACCTCGTGACCGGCTCGAAGTTGCTGAACAAGCACCTGAACGCGGTGATGAAGGCCATTCACGGCCACGCGGTCGCCGAAGAGCGGTACGACCCGGCGAAGAACGCGGGGCTGCGCAAAGCCGTACTCGAGGCGCGCGCCGCGATCGTGCCGGAAAACTACATCGCCCGCGTGCTGCAACTCGCGCGTCAGGGGTGGAAGAGCATCGAGATTGATGAGTACGACACCGACTGGACGTCGAAGGCGTACTACACCGTTTCGGGGCAGAACAGCAACAACTCGGTGCGCATCCCCAACGACTTCATGAAGGCCGTTGAGACGAACGGCCCGTGGCACCTGTACTGGCGCACGGAACTGGAAAAGGCCAAGAAGGAGAACCGCGCGCCGAAGGCCAAGCGGACGATCCCGGCCCGCGACTTGTGGGAGCAAATCTCCTACGCCGCGTGGAGCTGCGCCGACCCCGGCGTGCAGTTCCACACCACCATCAATGAGTGGCACACGTGCCCGCTCGACGGTGAGATTCGCGCGAGTAACCCGTGCTCCGAGTACCTCTTCCTCGATGACACGGCGTGCAACCTCGCGTCGCTGAATCTCACGACGTTCTTCGACGTGAAGACCAACAAGTTCGACATCGAAGCGTACCGGCACGCGGTCCGCATCTGGACGATGATTCTGGAAGTCAGCGTGTACATGGCGCAGTTCCCGAGCCCGTCCGTCGCGCAGAAGTCCTACGACTTCCGCACGCTCGGCCTCGGCTACGCGAATCTGGGCGCGCTGCTGATGGTGCAGGGCATCCCCTACGACTCCCCCGAGGGCCGCGCCCAGTGCGGGGCGCTCACCGCGATCATGCACGCGGGCGCTTACGCCGCCAGCGCGGAAATGGCCGCGGAGGTCGGGCCGTTCGTGCGGTACGCGGCGAACCGCGACCACATGCTGCGCGTGATCCGCAACCACCGCCGCGCCGCGTACAATGCCGCGCCCGCGGAGTACGAGGGGCTGGCCGTGTTCCCGGTCGGCATCGACGCCCGGTACTGCCCGGCGGACCTGCTCGCCACCGCGCGGCGCGAGTCCGACCGGATGCTCGAACTCGGCGAGCGCCACGGGTACCGGAACGCGCAGGTCACGGTCATCGCGCCGACCGGAACCATTGGCTTGGTAATGGATTGCGACACCACCGGCATCGAGCCGGACTTCGCACTGGTGAAGTTCAAGAAGCTCGCCGGCGGGGGGTACTTCAAGATCATCAACCAGTCGGTGCCGCCCGCGCTCGCGAAGATGGGGTACGCCCCGTGGCAGGTCGAGGACATCGTGCGGTACAGCCGCGGCGCCGGCACGCTCAACGGGTGCCCGCACATAAACTCCGCGGTGCTCAAGGCGAAGGGGTTCACGGACGAAGCGCTCAAGAAGATCGAAGTGCAACTCCCCGGAACGTTCGAGCTGCCGTTCGTGTTCAACTTGTGGACGCTGGGCGAGGAGTTCGTCAAGAACACGCTGAAGGTTCCGGCCGAGGCGCTCGCGAACCCGACGTTCGACCTGCTCGCGCACCTGGGTTTCAGCAAGCAGCAGGTCACGGAGGCGAACTCCTACGTCTGCGGCACGATGACCATCGAGGGCGCCCCGCACCTGAAGGCCGAGCACTACCCGGTGTTCGATTGTGCCAACAAGTGCGGCAAGATCGGCAAGCGGTTCCTGTCGTGGGAGGCGCACATCCGCATGATGGCCGCGGCGCAGCCGTACATCAGCGGGGCCATCTCGAAGACCATCAACATGCCCTACGACGCGACCGTCGAGGACGTGAAGAAGGCGTACCTGCTCTCGTGGCAACTGATGACCAAGGCCAACGCGCTCTACCGCGACGGCTCGAAGCTCAGCCAGCCGCTCAACTCGGTGGCCGATTCGCCCGAGGCCGCGCTGCTCGCGTCGGTCACCCCGGAAGCGGAGAAGGCCGAGCCGAAGGCGGTCCCGGTGCAGATCGCGGAGCGGATCACGGAGCGGATCGTTCACCGGTACATCGCGAAGCGGCGCCGGCTCCCGGACCGCCGGGCGGGGTACACGCAGAAGGCCCGCATCGGCAGCCACAAGATGTACATCCGCACGGGCGAGTACGAGGACGGCACGCTCGGCGAGATCTTCATCGACATGCACAAGGAGGGCGCCGCGTTCCGCAGCATGACGAACTGCTTCGCCATCGCGGTGTCGCTCGGGCTCCAGCACGGGGTGCCGCTCGAAGAGTACATTGATGCGTTCCTGTTCACGCGCTTCGAGCCGAACGGGGTGGTGCAGGGGAACCCGTACATCAAGATGTCCACGTCGATCATCGACTACATCTTCCGGGAACTGGCGATCACGTACCTGGACCGCAAGGACCTGGCCCACGTGCTGCCGGAAGACCTCCGCGGGGACTCGCTGCACGACGAGGAGGACGACTTCGAGGGCGAGGAAGTGGTGAGCACGCGGACGGTGGACCCGAAGGCGCCCGCGAAGTCCGAAATCGCGCACCCGCGCTCCGCCCATTTGAAGCCGAACGGCAACGGGGGCCAAAAGCCCGGCAGCGACGCCGTGCAATCGCCCCCGCCGCGCGATACGAACGGCAACGGGCACGCGAACGGAAATGGGAACGGGAACGGCCATGCGAAGGCGACCAACGGAGCCGCCGTGCTCCCGCCGCGGAACAGTTACACGCCGGTGGCCGGGTCGCAGTCCGATCGGATTCGGGCCGCACGCCTCAAGGGTTACGAGGGCGACCCGTGCTCGAACTGCCAGCAGATGACGCTCGTGCGCAGCGGCGCCTGCATGAAGTGCGACACCTGCGGTGAAACCACCGGCTGCGGGTGA
- the dcd gene encoding dCTP deaminase yields MGVLPDWMIERDVKIVPFAPQQHRPGIISYGVTSYGYDVRVDRHFKVFTNVWGSTVDPKNFDPKSFVDVEADFCIIPPNSFALAETVEYLEIPRDILCVCLGKSTYARCGIIVNVTPLEPEWRGRITIEISNTTPLPAKIYANEGIAQILFYKGEAVCHTSYADKKGKYQDQAGLTLPFVPGTGT; encoded by the coding sequence ATGGGCGTGCTACCCGACTGGATGATCGAGCGCGACGTGAAGATCGTGCCCTTCGCTCCACAGCAACACCGACCCGGTATCATCTCTTACGGCGTAACGAGTTACGGTTACGACGTGCGCGTGGACCGGCACTTCAAGGTGTTCACCAACGTGTGGGGGAGCACGGTCGATCCCAAGAACTTCGACCCGAAATCGTTCGTCGATGTCGAAGCGGACTTCTGCATCATCCCGCCGAACAGCTTCGCCCTCGCGGAGACGGTGGAGTACCTCGAAATCCCGCGCGACATTCTGTGCGTGTGCTTGGGCAAAAGCACTTACGCGCGGTGCGGGATCATCGTGAACGTGACGCCGTTGGAACCCGAGTGGCGGGGCCGGATCACGATCGAGATCAGCAACACAACTCCGCTCCCGGCCAAGATCTACGCGAACGAGGGCATCGCGCAGATCCTCTTCTACAAGGGCGAAGCCGTCTGCCACACGAGCTACGCGGACAAGAAGGGCAAGTACCAGGACCAAGCCGGGTTAACGCTGCCCTTTGTGCCGGGCACGGGCACCTGA
- a CDS encoding esterase/lipase family protein, whose protein sequence is MTSTLFVIALATAAPALVPELSTEIWQVAPGTSAKVWTATDKPSEKKRALVLIPGLHVHPLRPAKATKPELRDWQQPKSELVKTLAKDFDVFAFGYSQTVSADEVAQGPGLRDAVANLRKSGYTEIVLVGHSAGGVISRHFVEQNPDAGVSRVIAIAAPFAGAEAATLNIGYPKVQAPFVKSLAPEARKEAMRGSKFALSPDAEFACVVCRLKRGDTDGLVLVRSQWPEDLQQLGVPAVIAQVSHFDAMENAATAKTILELAKGKLTRWSTEDVDTARKILFGEPPAPARSNFLKRQAK, encoded by the coding sequence ATGACGTCCACCCTGTTCGTGATCGCCCTTGCCACTGCCGCGCCCGCACTCGTCCCCGAACTGTCCACGGAAATCTGGCAGGTCGCGCCGGGCACGAGCGCGAAGGTGTGGACCGCGACCGACAAACCGAGCGAGAAGAAGCGGGCACTGGTGCTGATTCCCGGGTTGCACGTTCACCCGCTGCGCCCGGCCAAAGCGACCAAGCCGGAACTCCGCGACTGGCAGCAACCCAAAAGCGAACTCGTGAAGACGCTGGCGAAAGACTTCGACGTCTTCGCCTTCGGGTACTCGCAAACGGTGAGTGCCGATGAAGTGGCTCAAGGCCCCGGGCTGCGCGACGCGGTCGCGAACCTCCGCAAGTCCGGCTACACCGAAATCGTCCTCGTCGGCCACTCCGCCGGCGGCGTCATCAGTCGTCATTTCGTGGAGCAGAACCCGGACGCGGGGGTGTCGCGTGTGATCGCGATCGCAGCGCCGTTCGCAGGTGCGGAAGCGGCCACGCTCAACATCGGCTACCCGAAGGTCCAGGCGCCCTTTGTGAAGTCACTCGCCCCCGAAGCTCGGAAAGAAGCGATGCGGGGCAGCAAGTTCGCTCTGAGCCCGGACGCCGAGTTCGCGTGCGTGGTGTGCCGACTGAAGCGCGGGGACACGGACGGTCTCGTACTCGTTCGCAGCCAGTGGCCCGAAGACCTTCAGCAGCTCGGCGTGCCGGCCGTAATCGCGCAGGTCAGTCACTTCGACGCGATGGAAAACGCCGCGACCGCGAAGACGATCCTCGAACTGGCGAAAGGGAAGCTCACCCGCTGGTCAACGGAGGACGTGGACACAGCACGAAAGATCCTGTTCGGTGAACCGCCCGCCCCCGCCCGCTCGAACTTCTTAAAGCGCCAGGCAAAATAA
- a CDS encoding tyrosine-type recombinase/integrase, with the protein MARPKNQAPVYKLHKTTGLARCWVNGKWITLGKYGSPESRNEFARVCAEHAAGLIPKPSGPQVTEPRLTVDQLCLRYLEHAKVHYRTPDGKQTDEVREIKRSMVFLHKTYGHTAAREFGPLALAAIRQEMISANWCRTLINRRVDRLKRAFKWATSQELIPVSVYEALRTLTGLQEGRTTARESEPVKPVPLEVIQASLPHMCAQVRAMVELQLYTGMRPGEACAFSMDQVVTDGELWLYKPRQHKTKHRGKSRVIPIGPKARQVLEAFMKDRDWSATAPLFSPAQAEKERFATARAKAKCDWPMREKAKKRKRGATRDRYSVVVYDSNVRRAAKRAGVASWAPNQLRHTKATDVRRQFGIEAAGAILGHSKLSVTEIYAERDTSLALKVAREVG; encoded by the coding sequence GTGGCTCGTCCGAAGAACCAAGCACCCGTCTACAAGCTCCACAAGACTACCGGGCTGGCCCGCTGCTGGGTCAACGGAAAGTGGATCACACTCGGAAAATACGGCTCCCCGGAGAGTCGTAACGAGTTCGCGCGCGTCTGTGCGGAACACGCGGCCGGCCTAATACCCAAACCATCCGGCCCGCAGGTTACGGAACCGCGCCTCACCGTTGACCAGCTCTGCCTCCGGTACCTCGAACACGCGAAAGTCCATTACCGTACCCCCGACGGCAAACAAACCGATGAGGTGCGGGAAATAAAACGATCGATGGTCTTCCTGCACAAAACTTACGGCCACACTGCGGCCCGCGAGTTCGGCCCCCTCGCGCTCGCCGCGATCCGTCAGGAGATGATTTCCGCGAACTGGTGCCGAACCCTCATTAACCGCCGGGTCGATCGGCTCAAGCGCGCCTTCAAGTGGGCGACGAGTCAGGAACTGATCCCGGTCTCTGTGTACGAAGCGCTCCGCACGCTCACCGGGCTGCAGGAGGGGCGCACCACCGCGCGCGAATCGGAACCCGTGAAACCAGTCCCGCTCGAAGTCATCCAAGCCTCACTCCCCCACATGTGCGCGCAGGTCCGCGCGATGGTCGAACTGCAACTCTACACGGGGATGCGGCCGGGCGAGGCCTGCGCCTTCAGCATGGACCAGGTCGTCACCGACGGCGAGTTGTGGCTCTACAAGCCGCGCCAGCACAAGACCAAGCACCGCGGGAAGTCGCGCGTCATCCCGATCGGTCCCAAAGCGCGCCAAGTGCTCGAAGCCTTCATGAAAGACCGCGACTGGTCCGCGACCGCCCCATTGTTCAGCCCGGCGCAGGCAGAGAAGGAGCGGTTCGCGACGGCACGCGCCAAGGCAAAATGCGACTGGCCCATGCGCGAGAAGGCCAAGAAGCGGAAGCGCGGCGCCACCCGCGATCGGTATTCCGTCGTCGTCTACGACTCGAACGTGCGTCGGGCCGCGAAGCGTGCCGGCGTCGCGAGCTGGGCTCCTAATCAACTAAGGCACACGAAAGCGACAGACGTCCGCAGGCAGTTCGGGATCGAGGCGGCGGGCGCGATCCTCGGCCACAGCAAACTCAGCGTCACCGAGATCTACGCCGAACGCGACACCTCCCTCGCGCTGAAAGTCGCCCGTGAGGTGGGATGA
- a CDS encoding phage/plasmid primase, P4 family codes for MFPTTFPQLREGSSCPPPPHPQVSHHMSAVPSSADAQSPLSARHLADLRASGLRDETIVAAAIHTESDPVAVARLINWRRADRLGPCLVFPHVGIDGQPRDYATLKPDAPLVNAKGKARKYECPKGRPCGAYFPPRTIAAIADPLAPLVITEGIKKCLAADQDGIATIGLSGVYSFQKARPKVGGKPTGPRVLIDELAAISWQSRPVTIIYDSDAATNPNVRLAEWHLAVTLHQAGATIRVARLPCAADGSKLGLDDFLVTHGVDALRTLIDGASRPARPPRILPTPPPDAPPRFPCPNPGEAWNDPHRLARLLVDETRTLEGHSTFLQWRDDYHRWQTAWRPVPDSDLDAHVARHARHVFEIDFPVRLAVHAQAVALEDKKGKPPTLFPVTTKTKSDVKVNLSGMVNQPDTGADAPFWLWGNVTHDPAHVIAAPNGLFTLADIATGRPPFEPPTPRLFSFNALPFEVPVGEPELPTVWLGALEQWFNGDSRSILGLQEWLGYMLSASTAANKILMLIGPPRSGKGTVLRLMAQLIGEANIASTTFSRLGESFGLAPLLGKRIATIPDARLAGRADLPAVVERLLSISGNDQQSVNRKGRPCISTFLKVRFVIATNEVPQLPDASGALASRFHILSFPNSFLGREDPDLDQKLTRELPAILAWAARGFVRLCTNRMAFTQNEAATRFHREVEDLSSPVKAFVRERCSIGPQYDVAIHQLCHEWQDWNESCNKKCSDDNVFGRDLRAAFPHITTSQPRVSGKRVRFYNGIGIRARADWGDAEEPVERAGTCTTPAQSSIEKDLLSDVLEH; via the coding sequence TTGTTTCCAACCACCTTCCCGCAACTGCGGGAAGGTTCCTCCTGTCCCCCCCCCCCCCACCCCCAGGTTTCGCACCACATGTCCGCTGTGCCATCCTCCGCCGACGCGCAATCACCTCTCAGCGCGCGACATCTGGCGGACCTCCGCGCTTCCGGGCTCCGCGATGAGACGATCGTAGCCGCGGCGATCCACACCGAGTCCGATCCCGTCGCCGTGGCTCGTCTTATTAATTGGAGGCGCGCCGACCGCCTCGGTCCGTGTCTGGTGTTCCCACATGTCGGCATTGATGGGCAGCCGCGCGATTACGCGACCCTCAAGCCCGACGCACCACTCGTTAACGCGAAGGGTAAGGCGCGAAAATATGAGTGCCCGAAAGGGCGGCCGTGCGGGGCTTATTTCCCTCCGCGCACCATCGCGGCGATCGCGGACCCGCTCGCGCCGCTCGTCATCACCGAGGGCATCAAAAAGTGTCTCGCTGCGGATCAGGACGGCATCGCTACGATTGGTCTCAGTGGCGTGTACTCGTTCCAGAAGGCGCGCCCGAAAGTGGGCGGCAAACCGACTGGTCCGCGGGTTCTGATTGACGAGCTGGCCGCCATATCGTGGCAGTCCCGCCCCGTCACAATTATCTACGACTCCGATGCCGCGACGAACCCGAACGTCAGGCTGGCTGAATGGCACTTGGCGGTTACGTTGCACCAGGCGGGCGCTACCATTCGCGTTGCGCGCCTCCCATGCGCGGCGGACGGTTCCAAGCTCGGACTCGATGATTTTCTTGTGACTCATGGTGTGGACGCGCTGCGAACGCTGATCGACGGGGCATCGCGTCCCGCCCGCCCGCCGCGGATTCTCCCGACTCCCCCACCCGACGCCCCACCGCGCTTCCCGTGCCCCAATCCGGGCGAGGCGTGGAACGACCCGCACCGTCTCGCGCGCCTGCTGGTTGATGAGACTCGCACGCTCGAGGGGCACTCCACCTTTCTCCAATGGCGAGACGACTACCACAGGTGGCAAACTGCTTGGCGCCCGGTCCCAGACTCGGACTTGGACGCTCATGTTGCGCGCCACGCGCGGCACGTCTTCGAGATTGACTTCCCCGTTCGCCTCGCGGTCCATGCCCAGGCCGTCGCGCTCGAAGACAAGAAGGGCAAGCCACCTACTCTGTTCCCGGTCACGACCAAGACGAAGAGCGACGTGAAGGTCAACCTGTCGGGCATGGTCAATCAACCAGACACCGGGGCGGATGCTCCGTTCTGGTTGTGGGGCAATGTGACCCATGATCCAGCCCACGTGATCGCGGCACCCAACGGGCTGTTCACGCTTGCCGACATCGCGACCGGGCGCCCGCCGTTCGAGCCGCCGACGCCGCGACTGTTCTCGTTCAACGCGCTGCCCTTCGAGGTTCCTGTCGGCGAACCTGAGTTGCCCACAGTCTGGTTGGGCGCTCTGGAGCAATGGTTCAACGGTGACTCCCGATCCATCCTCGGTCTTCAGGAATGGCTCGGCTACATGCTCAGCGCGAGCACAGCGGCGAACAAAATTCTCATGCTGATTGGTCCGCCTCGTAGCGGCAAAGGGACCGTGCTCCGTCTCATGGCGCAGCTCATCGGCGAGGCGAACATTGCATCGACTACGTTCAGCCGGTTAGGTGAAAGTTTCGGGCTCGCCCCGCTGCTCGGTAAGCGCATCGCGACGATCCCTGATGCGCGCCTCGCCGGCCGCGCCGACCTGCCCGCCGTGGTCGAGCGCTTGCTCAGCATCAGCGGTAACGACCAGCAGAGCGTGAATCGTAAGGGCAGGCCCTGCATTAGCACTTTCCTTAAGGTGCGGTTCGTTATCGCGACGAACGAAGTTCCGCAACTCCCTGATGCTTCCGGAGCGCTCGCTTCGCGGTTCCACATTCTGAGCTTTCCGAATTCGTTCCTCGGTCGCGAAGATCCCGACCTCGACCAGAAACTCACGCGCGAACTCCCCGCCATCCTCGCGTGGGCCGCTCGTGGGTTCGTTCGCCTCTGTACCAACCGGATGGCGTTTACCCAGAACGAAGCGGCGACTCGTTTCCATCGCGAAGTGGAAGACCTGTCCTCCCCCGTCAAAGCGTTCGTCAGGGAGCGCTGCAGCATCGGCCCTCAGTACGATGTGGCAATTCACCAACTCTGTCACGAGTGGCAGGACTGGAACGAGTCGTGCAACAAAAAATGTAGCGATGACAATGTCTTCGGTCGCGATCTTCGCGCTGCGTTCCCCCACATCACGACTTCGCAACCGCGTGTGAGTGGCAAGCGTGTTCGGTTTTACAATGGTATCGGTATCCGCGCTCGTGCCGATTGGGGCGACGCCGAAGAGCCCGTGGAACGGGCTGGAACGTGTACCACTCCAGCGCAGTCTAGTATTGAGAAGGATTTATTATCTGATGTGTTAGAGCATTAG
- a CDS encoding sigma-70 family RNA polymerase sigma factor: MKGLTFEQARLTDEQRELAESCIPMAHRIAGEYTSRLIRACVYHIDRDSILSDAFLGLIYAARGYDTAMGVKFATYAYTCISKKVRSSRALPNWSYTETGDWFAPSLSGFTHLRSESSHFDLADPPSREPAPDDALETRERVERLLGDLTPLQRDILLAPFTPREVDGQPLPPMNDKELAVKYCRNRDWVRRTRNEALAIVRARHQLQAA; the protein is encoded by the coding sequence GTGAAAGGTCTGACCTTCGAGCAGGCCCGGTTGACCGACGAGCAGCGCGAGCTGGCCGAATCGTGTATCCCGATGGCGCACCGCATTGCCGGGGAGTACACGTCGCGCCTGATTCGGGCGTGCGTCTACCACATCGACCGTGATTCGATCCTCTCCGATGCGTTCCTGGGGCTCATTTATGCGGCGCGTGGCTACGACACCGCGATGGGGGTCAAGTTCGCCACCTACGCTTACACCTGCATCAGCAAAAAAGTTCGTAGCTCGCGTGCCCTGCCGAACTGGAGCTACACGGAAACTGGCGACTGGTTCGCCCCTTCCCTCTCGGGGTTTACTCACCTGCGGTCTGAGAGCAGCCACTTCGATTTGGCCGATCCGCCGTCCCGCGAGCCGGCACCTGATGACGCGCTCGAGACGAGAGAGCGAGTCGAGCGGCTACTTGGCGACCTCACCCCACTGCAGCGCGATATCCTGCTCGCTCCATTCACCCCCCGTGAGGTGGATGGCCAGCCCCTACCGCCGATGAACGACAAGGAGCTCGCGGTGAAGTACTGCCGTAACCGTGACTGGGTCCGGCGCACGCGCAACGAGGCTCTCGCCATCGTCCGCGCTCGGCATCAGCTACAAGCGGCGTGA
- a CDS encoding phage portal protein, translating to MSFFSRLNPRNWFRGPLTEATAQDIYGTPVSDAEFNYWNNRPLTPIWGPELFQDKLQTVRTLQELNRLRHVSRFLYERNPNASGGINGMGRYTIGTGSAQEVQSTDPDAEAPESLSKAILALLDEFKKACCWRIVEREIYRRYLTDGECFIQLTPMDDGITAMRFIEPDAIVPPSGESFEGPWSWGILTDRDRPGVPVAYNVRDYSTNTERRVPAQFVHHLKRGSNLNQKRGLPALTACIDELQGGQKLRHASREGEKIRASIAYVRQHAQAPVGAIQSLQSANAAGTYSVATQNGTHDITYQLIEPGTVQDIPEGLEYQPPPPSPNSEAAAMSVRLSLEATAAALECPYWLISGDSTASSYASSLTAESPFIKLVEGEQGVLAEYVDAVLTAVIEIAAEQERDNIPMDVLDQIDLHVNYTVPVVRQKLEEAQRNEILRLAKIKSPQTISAEEGLDYEKEQANFTAAGPSPEEQAAELAAKQPQTAGGQMKRDQGGDS from the coding sequence ATGTCGTTCTTTTCGCGCCTGAACCCCCGCAACTGGTTCCGCGGTCCGCTGACCGAAGCGACCGCGCAGGACATCTACGGCACGCCGGTCAGCGACGCTGAATTCAACTACTGGAACAACCGCCCCCTGACGCCCATCTGGGGGCCGGAACTCTTCCAGGACAAGCTGCAGACCGTCCGCACCCTTCAAGAGCTCAACCGCCTTCGCCACGTCAGCCGGTTCCTGTACGAGCGCAACCCCAACGCTTCGGGCGGCATCAACGGCATGGGCCGGTACACGATCGGCACCGGTAGCGCGCAGGAAGTGCAGTCCACCGACCCGGACGCCGAAGCCCCAGAGAGCCTGTCCAAAGCCATCCTCGCGCTGCTCGACGAGTTCAAGAAGGCGTGCTGCTGGCGGATCGTGGAGCGGGAGATCTACCGCCGGTACTTGACGGACGGCGAGTGCTTCATCCAGCTCACCCCGATGGACGACGGCATCACCGCGATGCGGTTCATCGAACCCGACGCGATCGTACCCCCGTCCGGTGAGTCGTTCGAGGGTCCGTGGTCGTGGGGCATCCTCACCGACCGCGACCGTCCGGGCGTACCCGTCGCCTACAACGTCCGCGACTATAGCACGAATACCGAGCGTCGGGTACCAGCACAATTTGTGCATCACCTCAAGCGCGGCTCGAACCTCAACCAGAAGCGCGGGCTGCCGGCGCTCACCGCGTGCATCGACGAACTACAGGGCGGGCAGAAGCTGCGCCACGCTTCCCGTGAAGGCGAGAAGATCCGGGCGTCCATCGCCTACGTCCGCCAGCACGCACAAGCACCCGTGGGCGCGATCCAGTCGCTGCAGAGCGCCAACGCCGCCGGTACGTACTCCGTCGCCACGCAGAACGGCACGCACGACATCACGTACCAGCTCATCGAACCGGGCACCGTTCAAGACATTCCCGAGGGGCTGGAGTACCAACCGCCTCCCCCGTCGCCCAACTCCGAAGCGGCCGCGATGTCGGTGCGCCTCTCGCTCGAGGCGACCGCGGCAGCACTGGAGTGCCCGTACTGGCTCATCTCCGGCGACTCCACCGCGTCCAGCTACGCATCGTCGCTCACGGCGGAGAGTCCGTTCATCAAGCTCGTGGAGGGTGAGCAGGGCGTGCTGGCGGAGTACGTCGATGCGGTCCTCACAGCGGTCATCGAGATCGCGGCGGAGCAGGAGCGGGACAACATCCCGATGGACGTGCTCGACCAGATCGACCTGCACGTGAACTACACCGTGCCGGTGGTGCGCCAGAAGCTCGAAGAGGCTCAGCGCAACGAGATCCTGCGGCTTGCCAAGATCAAGAGCCCGCAGACGATCAGCGCGGAAGAGGGCCTCGACTACGAAAAGGAACAGGCCAACTTCACCGCGGCCGGGCCGTCGCCGGAAGAACAGGCTGCCGAGCTCGCTGCCAAGCAACCGCAGACCGCGGGCGGGCAGATGAAGCGCGACCAGGGGGGCGATTCGTAA